The genomic region GTTGCTTTATAGAAACACTACCTAAAAATCTTATCCCTATAGGAGAAAAAGTAACCCTTATTCTTTCTTTGCCTTGCGTTGGCCCTATCCCTATAGACGGGATAATAAGACATCACGGAACGCCTGAAAGAGTTGGTATGGGGATAGAATTTCTTAGTTTCCACGATGGCCTTCACCGGGTTTACGCTAAGTTTGTAAAAATTTTACCTATCCTTGAAGAAGCCCGTAATCTTTATCGGGAAATAGCCGATAAAGATTATTAATGCTAGAAACAACAGTTGTAGAAATTTTGGCCGTTTTTATCTTCGGAGCCCTGGTGGGAAGCTTTCTGAATGTTTGTGCCTACCGGCTCCCTAAAGAAGAATCAGTTATCAGGCCTGGTTCTCGTTGTCCTCACTGCAAGTCCCCTATCAAGTGGTATGATAACATCCCCATCTTGAGTTTTCTCTGGTTGCGAGGACGCTGCCGAAATTGTGGTGGCCAAATATCTTGGCGTTATCCCTTAGTGGAATTGATTACGGCCCTTCTTTCCGTAGCTGTATATCTTCGTTTTGGCTTAACTCCGGCTTACCTGGGGTTTTTCTTTCTGGTAGCGGCTCTGTGGGTAGCAAGTCTTATTGACCTGGAACACCAGATAATCCCCGATGAGATAAGCCTTATAGGTATTTTGGTCGGGTTGGCTTTTTCCCTTTACAATCCGCTTACAACTCCTACGGACGCTTTGCTTGGTGCTCTTTGTGGAGCTGGAGGGTTATATCTTCTTGCCGAATTCTATTACTTTTTCACCAAACGAGAGGGCCTTGGCGGAGGAGACCTTAAACTCCTGGCCATGATAGGCGCTTTTCTCGGTGTAAAAAGCTTAATACCTGTAGTATTCCTGGCCTCGTTGGTAGGAGCCGTAATAGGGATTGCCCTAGCCCTATGGCAAAAAGCCAAAGATAAACGCACTTTTGCCATTCCCTTTGGGCCCTTTCTTTCCTTAGGGGCTGTGGTGTACTTGTTCTTTGCTCCTTATTTGAAACCTTTCTTCCCCTGGCTATAGGTAATTTTTACACGGTAATTGTGAGCCCCCAACGGTGCCGTGGCGATCTCGATCCGCAAGACTGCTTCGCCTGTCCCGAGCGCCAGCGAAGGGATCTCACTTCGTGCCTCCTCGCATTGACAAGAAGGGGCCATTGTGAGCGACCTAGGAACGAAGCAATCTCTGACGGCGTTTACATCCCACAGAAAAAAAGTTTCTTCTTGTTCGGGTTTAAAAATTTGGCCAGCGGATTATATACAATTAGAGACTTTGCAAAGTTTAAAAAACATAGATAGATTGCCACGGCGACTATGTCGCCTCGCGAGAGAGATTGCTTCGCTGCTGGGTGCAGTCTCGCAATGACTCTTTTAAGATGTTACTGTGAGCCCTTTCCAGTTTGTCACTGCGAGCCCTTATGGGCGAAGCAGTCTCTTAAGTATGGCATTTTGCAAAGATCTCACAATTAAAAAGTCTAAAAATAGGAGGCCAGCATGGGTGTAGAAGAAATAGCCCTTCTTGAAGAAAAGATCGAAGCCTTAATTGGCTATATTCAAAAGCTTACTGAAGAAAAAAAATCTTTGCTTGAAAAGCTATC from Thermodesulfatator indicus DSM 15286 harbors:
- a CDS encoding PilZ domain-containing protein, which translates into the protein MFLVDRRRSPRYCCQLPVYIDEKNLSLFLCDLSLTGCFIETLPKNLIPIGEKVTLILSLPCVGPIPIDGIIRHHGTPERVGMGIEFLSFHDGLHRVYAKFVKILPILEEARNLYREIADKDY
- a CDS encoding prepilin peptidase, with protein sequence MLETTVVEILAVFIFGALVGSFLNVCAYRLPKEESVIRPGSRCPHCKSPIKWYDNIPILSFLWLRGRCRNCGGQISWRYPLVELITALLSVAVYLRFGLTPAYLGFFFLVAALWVASLIDLEHQIIPDEISLIGILVGLAFSLYNPLTTPTDALLGALCGAGGLYLLAEFYYFFTKREGLGGGDLKLLAMIGAFLGVKSLIPVVFLASLVGAVIGIALALWQKAKDKRTFAIPFGPFLSLGAVVYLFFAPYLKPFFPWL